One segment of Mycobacteriales bacterium DNA contains the following:
- a CDS encoding 2TM domain-containing protein has product MKDDVAGLDESELRKQAVWRLRKQRGFRTHLLVYVLVNAFLVLMWALTDRHGFFWPVWPIAVWAIFVVVNGVNSFRPQSFSETEIRRQMDRMTGARGT; this is encoded by the coding sequence ATGAAGGATGACGTCGCTGGGCTGGATGAGTCCGAGCTTCGCAAGCAGGCCGTGTGGCGGCTGCGCAAGCAGCGTGGCTTCCGCACGCACCTGCTCGTCTACGTGCTGGTCAACGCGTTCCTCGTGCTGATGTGGGCGCTCACCGACCGTCACGGATTCTTCTGGCCGGTGTGGCCGATCGCGGTGTGGGCGATCTTCGTCGTGGTCAACGGGGTGAACTCGTTCCGGCCGCAGAGCTTCTCGGAGACCGAGATCCGCCGGCAGATGGACCGCATGACCGGCGCCCGCGGCACGTAG
- a CDS encoding CoA-acylating methylmalonate-semialdehyde dehydrogenase gives MGGRVVSGASGRVGAVYDPARGVQTGEVALASADEVADVVKVARDAAREWALSSLSRRTSALFKLRELIDAHRDDLADAITREHGKVRSDALGEVARGLDCVEFACGIPQLLKGAHSSEVSTGIDVHTVLHPVGVVAGITPFNFPVMVPLWMAANALACGNAFVLKPSERDPSASMVLARLVDDAGFPDGVFNVVHGDAVAVNALVEHPDVDAISFVGSTPIARHVYESGTAHGKRVQALGGAKNHMVVLPDADLDGAADAAVSAAYGSAGERCMAISVVVAVGSAADPLVAAITSKIGDVVIGPGDQAGSMMGPVITAAHRDRVRSYVAGAADEGARVVVDGSAPPVDGDGFFLGCSLLDGVEPGMKVYDDEIFGPVLCVVRVPSLDDAIGLVNANPYGNGVALFTRDGGAARRFQREIEVGMVGINVPIPVPVAWHSFGGWKASIFGDTAIYGPEGVRFYTKQQVVSTRWPDPAPSRLDLGFPTTR, from the coding sequence GTGGGCGGTCGGGTCGTTTCCGGCGCGTCCGGTCGAGTCGGCGCCGTCTACGACCCGGCGCGGGGCGTGCAGACCGGCGAGGTCGCGCTCGCGTCGGCCGACGAGGTCGCCGACGTCGTCAAGGTCGCTCGCGACGCGGCGCGCGAGTGGGCGCTGTCGTCGCTGTCGCGTCGTACCTCGGCGTTGTTCAAGCTCCGGGAGCTGATCGACGCACACCGCGACGACCTGGCCGACGCGATCACCCGCGAGCACGGCAAGGTGCGCTCCGACGCGCTCGGCGAGGTCGCGCGTGGGCTGGACTGCGTCGAGTTCGCCTGCGGCATCCCGCAGCTGCTGAAGGGCGCGCACAGCTCGGAGGTGTCGACCGGGATCGACGTACACACCGTGCTGCACCCGGTCGGAGTGGTTGCGGGGATCACGCCGTTCAACTTCCCGGTGATGGTGCCGCTGTGGATGGCGGCCAACGCGCTGGCGTGTGGCAACGCGTTCGTGCTCAAACCCTCTGAGCGGGACCCGTCCGCGTCGATGGTGCTGGCTCGGTTGGTCGACGATGCCGGATTCCCCGACGGCGTCTTCAACGTGGTGCACGGCGACGCCGTGGCGGTCAACGCGTTGGTCGAGCATCCCGACGTCGATGCGATCTCGTTCGTCGGCTCCACGCCGATCGCCCGGCACGTCTACGAGTCCGGGACCGCGCACGGCAAACGGGTGCAGGCACTCGGTGGCGCGAAGAACCACATGGTGGTGCTGCCCGACGCAGACCTCGACGGGGCCGCCGACGCGGCGGTGTCGGCGGCCTACGGGTCGGCCGGCGAACGCTGCATGGCGATCTCGGTGGTGGTCGCGGTCGGCTCGGCGGCGGACCCGCTGGTCGCGGCGATCACGTCGAAGATCGGTGACGTCGTGATCGGTCCGGGCGACCAGGCCGGCTCGATGATGGGTCCGGTCATCACGGCCGCCCATCGCGACCGGGTGCGTTCCTACGTCGCGGGCGCGGCGGATGAGGGCGCGAGGGTCGTCGTCGACGGGTCGGCGCCGCCGGTCGACGGTGACGGGTTCTTCCTCGGCTGCTCGCTGCTCGACGGTGTCGAGCCGGGGATGAAGGTGTACGACGACGAGATCTTCGGCCCGGTGCTCTGCGTCGTACGTGTGCCGTCTCTGGACGACGCGATCGGCCTGGTCAACGCGAACCCGTACGGCAACGGGGTGGCGCTGTTCACCCGCGACGGTGGCGCGGCGCGGCGGTTCCAGCGGGAGATCGAGGTCGGGATGGTGGGCATCAACGTGCCGATCCCGGTGCCGGTCGCGTGGCACTCCTTCGGCGGCTGGAAGGCCTCGATCTTCGGCGACACCGCCATCTACGGCCCGGAAGGTGTGCGCTTCTACACCAAGCAGCAGGTGGTGAGCACCCGCTGGCCCGACCCGGCGCCGAGCCGCCTGGACCTCGGCTTCCCCACCACCCGCTAG
- a CDS encoding amidohydrolase family protein: MSDLRQQFVVDADSHFSEPEDFFTALAPAKYKERVPHVEVVDGQRMWVFDGTPMGRYSAGGVIGRDGSKEEAQTALFEWEHEMIHVGAYDPKVRIGVLDECGIDHQVIFPNTIGLGGQDIGLGSDETLRHLTIEIYNDQMAKIQEESGNRLLPMPVMPAWDIAACVREAERVAAMGARGVNMTSDPQDLGAPDLASKEWDPFWEVCAGLKLPVHFHIGASVTGMNFYGKYFWESHPDNVKLAIGGSLLFIGNSRVVVNTILSRVFDRHPELKLVSVESGIGWIPFILETLDYEMAENAPRELAQMDKAPSEYFRSNIYATFWFENNRNKLPDLIDAVGEDNILFETDFPHPTCMYPSPLETVEQKMATLSEAARNKILGENARALYRL; this comes from the coding sequence GTGTCAGACCTGAGACAGCAATTCGTCGTCGACGCGGACTCGCACTTCTCCGAGCCGGAGGACTTCTTCACTGCGCTCGCACCCGCGAAGTACAAGGAGCGGGTGCCGCACGTCGAGGTGGTCGACGGCCAGCGGATGTGGGTGTTCGACGGGACGCCGATGGGCCGTTACAGCGCCGGCGGCGTGATCGGCCGCGACGGGTCCAAGGAAGAGGCGCAGACAGCGCTCTTCGAGTGGGAACACGAGATGATCCACGTCGGGGCGTACGACCCGAAGGTGCGCATCGGCGTCCTCGACGAGTGCGGCATCGACCACCAGGTGATCTTCCCGAACACGATCGGCCTCGGCGGCCAGGACATCGGCCTCGGCAGCGACGAGACGCTTCGCCATCTGACCATCGAGATCTACAACGACCAGATGGCGAAGATCCAGGAGGAGTCGGGCAACCGGCTGCTGCCGATGCCGGTGATGCCGGCGTGGGACATCGCCGCCTGCGTCCGCGAGGCGGAGCGCGTCGCGGCGATGGGCGCGCGTGGCGTCAACATGACCTCCGACCCGCAGGACCTCGGTGCGCCGGATCTGGCGAGCAAGGAGTGGGATCCGTTCTGGGAGGTGTGCGCCGGGCTGAAGCTGCCCGTGCACTTCCACATCGGCGCGAGCGTCACCGGCATGAACTTCTACGGCAAGTACTTCTGGGAGTCCCACCCGGACAACGTGAAGCTCGCCATCGGGGGCTCGTTGCTGTTCATCGGCAACTCGCGGGTGGTCGTCAACACGATCCTGTCGCGCGTGTTCGACCGCCACCCCGAGCTGAAGCTGGTCTCGGTCGAGAGCGGAATCGGCTGGATCCCGTTCATCCTCGAGACCCTCGACTACGAGATGGCCGAAAACGCGCCGCGCGAGCTGGCCCAGATGGACAAGGCGCCGTCGGAGTACTTCCGCAGCAACATCTACGCGACGTTCTGGTTCGAGAACAACCGGAACAAGCTGCCCGACCTGATCGATGCGGTGGGCGAGGACAACATCCTGTTCGAGACCGACTTCCCGCACCCGACGTGCATGTACCCGTCGCCGCTGGAGACGGTCGAGCAGAAGATGGCGACGCTGTCGGAGGCCGCGCGCAACAAGATCCTGGGCGAGAACGCCCGCGCCCTCTACCGGCTCTAG
- a CDS encoding alpha/beta hydrolase, with protein MATAMVQGLNISYEVIGDVGDGGRQWSITPGGRFSKDIPGIRELAQALADRGHRVLIWDRPNCGESDVCFTGESESEMQADVLMALLDQLDMTPAVIMGGSGGARISLIAAVRHPQRASGVAMLNMSGGVYGLMSLGVHYCGGSLAAAWTDGMHKVADLAEWAEVQQRNPGNRQRILDQDRAEFIATMERWMAAYCPNDEELVPGLTVADAGRLTIPALVFRSGASDAHHTRATSERVAEVLPNALLVEPPWGDTEWNERMATGPNLFSGWPALAPQLDEWAREKLD; from the coding sequence ATGGCAACGGCAATGGTTCAGGGCCTCAACATCTCCTACGAGGTGATCGGCGACGTCGGGGACGGCGGGCGGCAGTGGTCGATCACCCCCGGCGGCCGGTTCAGCAAGGACATCCCCGGCATCCGCGAGCTCGCGCAGGCACTCGCCGACCGCGGCCATCGCGTCCTGATCTGGGACCGGCCGAACTGCGGCGAGTCCGACGTCTGCTTCACCGGCGAATCCGAGTCCGAGATGCAGGCCGACGTGCTGATGGCGCTGCTCGACCAGCTCGACATGACGCCCGCGGTGATCATGGGCGGGTCGGGCGGAGCGCGCATCTCGCTGATCGCGGCGGTCCGTCACCCGCAGCGCGCTTCCGGCGTCGCGATGCTGAACATGAGCGGCGGTGTGTACGGGCTGATGTCGCTGGGCGTGCACTACTGCGGCGGGTCGCTGGCCGCCGCCTGGACCGACGGCATGCACAAGGTCGCGGACCTCGCCGAGTGGGCGGAAGTGCAACAGCGAAACCCCGGTAACCGGCAACGCATCCTCGACCAGGACCGCGCCGAGTTCATCGCCACGATGGAACGCTGGATGGCGGCGTACTGCCCGAACGACGAAGAGCTCGTGCCGGGCCTCACCGTCGCCGACGCCGGACGACTCACCATCCCGGCTCTGGTGTTCCGAAGCGGCGCGAGCGACGCCCACCACACCCGCGCGACCTCCGAACGAGTGGCCGAGGTGCTGCCCAACGCGCTGCTGGTCGAGCCGCCGTGGGGGGACACGGAGTGGAACGAGCGCATGGCGACCGGCCCTAACCTCTTCAGCGGCTGGCCCGCCTTGGCGCCGCAGCTCGACGAATGGGCGAGAGAGAAGCTCGACTAG
- a CDS encoding glycoside hydrolase family 2 protein → MTTQRITITAGHYLDADPAQQLPDDGWAAISLPVDVHRQLVADGRIADPDHGDANHACTWVQERAWWFRFALPDLDAGPGADLAVVLDRVDTQATVWLDDVLLGSHASAFRPATFALPARLDGASLIVRIDPPARDDNGEYDAARDRLRKPAYGYGWDFAPVRPSIGLGSVTVVRRDRAAIDYVDVRTMSVADPARLTVRVDCSRTADAATRIRLLLTDPDGSPVTTAEGTDGAVIPLEVPAPRLWWTADRGEPNRYTLTTQLLADGEVVDTDVRKIGIRTIALDRSADPTGGEYFRFVLNDEPVASLGANWVPCGMSTAAPDDARSVTFLTLARDAGMSMLRIWGGGYYETDAFYDACDRLGLLIWHDFMFANREYPQDDAYLAEIEAEARHQVRRLVSHPCMALWCGNNEIEAIAAIYDWPEPRVSPKVFYDVLPQAVATYSDLPYVGSSPCEFNAHDKGDRHNWQVWHGVDANPEPATRASMEWYPTATWPALDDPGTKAYVAVAHPRRYLDDVTRFASEYGLCSYSHFETLQKWLDPQALQINHPQLLERSRPGRFGPYNKVEIFLDATVGIPDNLPDYVRATQLMQAEGIKLGTEHFRRLWPICSGELLWQLHDCWPSISWSLVDTELRPKPAWYYTRRFYAPMLASVKPVDGGVELWLTNNGHDAFAETFEVRTTTFRGDLLWAAEVSGRAEPGESAAVAGWSLAEIQASPSAYLTATSATTANRHFFTDVVEMDRAVPTLDVRQARDGDRLDVTVSADALALMVTVRAGEASFDDNYFDLHAGQPRTVTAYGVAADVAVEVFAS, encoded by the coding sequence ATGACGACGCAACGCATCACGATCACCGCCGGCCACTACCTCGACGCGGACCCAGCGCAACAACTGCCGGACGACGGCTGGGCGGCGATCAGCCTTCCGGTCGACGTCCATCGACAGCTCGTCGCGGACGGCCGGATCGCCGACCCCGATCACGGCGACGCCAACCACGCCTGCACCTGGGTGCAGGAGCGCGCGTGGTGGTTCCGGTTTGCGCTGCCCGACCTCGACGCCGGGCCGGGCGCTGACCTGGCCGTCGTCCTCGATCGGGTCGACACCCAGGCCACCGTCTGGCTCGACGACGTCCTGCTCGGGTCGCACGCCAGCGCGTTCCGGCCCGCGACCTTCGCGCTGCCGGCGCGTCTCGACGGCGCGTCGCTGATCGTCCGGATCGACCCGCCGGCTCGCGACGACAACGGCGAGTACGACGCGGCCCGCGACCGGCTGCGCAAGCCGGCGTACGGATACGGCTGGGACTTCGCGCCGGTGCGGCCATCGATCGGCCTGGGCTCGGTCACCGTCGTACGACGCGACCGAGCGGCCATCGACTACGTAGACGTGCGGACGATGTCGGTCGCCGACCCGGCGCGGCTGACAGTGCGCGTCGACTGCTCGCGCACCGCCGACGCGGCCACCCGCATCCGCCTGCTGCTGACCGACCCCGACGGCTCGCCGGTCACGACCGCCGAGGGAACGGACGGCGCGGTGATCCCGCTCGAGGTGCCCGCGCCACGGTTGTGGTGGACGGCCGACCGAGGCGAGCCGAACCGCTACACGCTGACCACGCAGCTGCTCGCCGACGGCGAAGTCGTGGACACCGACGTCCGCAAGATCGGCATCCGCACCATCGCCCTCGACCGCTCCGCGGACCCGACCGGTGGCGAGTACTTCCGCTTCGTCCTCAACGACGAGCCGGTCGCCTCACTGGGCGCCAACTGGGTGCCGTGCGGGATGTCGACGGCCGCACCCGACGACGCACGTAGCGTGACGTTCCTGACGCTGGCCCGCGACGCCGGCATGAGCATGCTGCGGATCTGGGGCGGCGGCTACTACGAGACCGACGCGTTCTATGACGCCTGCGACCGGCTCGGCCTGCTGATCTGGCACGACTTCATGTTCGCCAACCGCGAGTACCCGCAGGACGACGCCTACCTCGCCGAGATCGAAGCCGAGGCGCGCCATCAGGTGCGACGTCTCGTCTCGCATCCGTGCATGGCGCTGTGGTGCGGCAACAACGAGATCGAAGCGATCGCCGCGATCTACGACTGGCCCGAGCCGCGCGTCTCGCCGAAGGTGTTCTACGACGTGCTGCCGCAGGCAGTGGCGACCTACAGCGACCTGCCGTACGTCGGGTCGAGCCCGTGCGAGTTCAACGCGCACGACAAGGGCGACCGCCACAACTGGCAGGTCTGGCACGGCGTCGACGCCAACCCCGAGCCGGCGACGCGCGCCTCGATGGAGTGGTATCCGACGGCGACCTGGCCCGCGCTCGACGACCCGGGCACGAAGGCCTACGTCGCCGTCGCGCACCCGCGGCGCTACCTCGACGACGTGACCCGCTTCGCCAGCGAGTACGGCCTGTGCTCCTACTCGCATTTCGAGACCCTGCAGAAGTGGCTCGACCCGCAGGCGTTGCAGATCAACCACCCGCAGCTGCTCGAGCGGTCGCGGCCGGGCCGGTTCGGGCCGTACAACAAGGTGGAGATCTTCCTCGACGCAACCGTCGGGATCCCTGACAACCTCCCGGACTACGTGCGCGCCACGCAGCTGATGCAGGCGGAGGGCATCAAGCTCGGCACCGAGCACTTCCGGCGGTTGTGGCCGATCTGTAGCGGCGAGCTGCTCTGGCAGCTGCACGACTGCTGGCCCTCGATCAGCTGGTCGCTGGTGGACACCGAGCTGCGGCCCAAACCGGCTTGGTACTACACCCGCCGGTTCTACGCACCGATGCTCGCGTCGGTGAAACCGGTCGACGGCGGCGTCGAGCTGTGGCTGACCAACAACGGTCACGACGCCTTCGCCGAGACCTTCGAGGTGCGGACGACGACGTTTCGCGGCGACCTGCTGTGGGCCGCCGAGGTGAGCGGGCGGGCTGAGCCCGGCGAGAGTGCCGCCGTCGCCGGCTGGAGTCTCGCGGAGATCCAGGCGAGCCCGTCGGCGTACCTGACCGCGACCAGCGCGACAACGGCCAACCGGCACTTCTTCACCGACGTCGTCGAGATGGACCGCGCCGTGCCGACGCTCGACGTGCGGCAGGCCCGCGACGGCGACCGCCTGGACGTCACGGTCAGCGCGGACGCGCTCGCGCTGATGGTGACCGTTCGGGCCGGCGAAGCGAGCTTCGACGACAACTACTTCGACCTGCACGCCGGGCAGCCGCGGACGGTGACCGCGTACGGCGTCGCCGCCGACGTCGCGGTCGAGGTGTTCGCCAGCTGA